A window of Candidatus Binataceae bacterium genomic DNA:
AGATGACCCCGATCACAAATGCCGCCGCTGCTATCGAGGCGAACGCGACGATAAAATGCGATTGAAACCAGTTGTCCTCTTCCCCCTTGTCCAGAACTACCTGCAGAGGGCCGAAGGTCAACGCGAGCAGTGCCAGCCCGATGAAATCGATCCGCATTCGCTGGCGGCGAGCAAGCTGCCGCTCACGCACCAGATGTGGCGGATCCTGAATCATCCGGTGGGTCAGAAGCAGCGAGAGGATTCCCACGGGGATGTTGATGAAGAAAATCCAACGCCAGTTGTAGTTGTCGGTAATCCATCCACCGAGCGTTGGGCCTAGTGCAGGCGCCGCCACGATTGCCATTCCATAGACCGCGAACGCCATCCCGCGCTGCTCAGGCGCAAAAGTGTCCGCAAGAATACTCTGCTCGCTCGGTTGCAGACCGCCGCCACCTGCACCCTGCAACACCCGAAAAAGGATCAGAATTCCGAGACTCGGTGCGAGGCCGCAGAGGAATGAGCTCAGCGTGAACAGCGCCACGCAGGTCATGTAGAAGCGCTTGCGTCCGATCCTGGTCGAAAGCCACGCGCTCATCGGCAGGACGATAGCGTTGGAGACCAGGTAAGAAGTCAACACCCAGGTGCTTTCGTCCACGCTGGCCGACAATGATCCGGCAATGTGCGGCAGCGCTACGTTGGCGATGCTGGTGTCGAGGACTTCCATGAACGTCGCCAGGGTCACGGTCATTGCGATTGCCCATGGGTTGAGGTGCGGTCTTTGAAAATCAGTTACCGGCGCAAGGGTCGCGCTCCTTCGCTCGCCCCCATTAGGAGCTGGGCGCCTCGCGGGTACTCGATGCGCCCCCTCGCGATCGCCAGGACCAGGAGGGCCGGCGTCGTTGTTCGCTAGCGCAGCCATACCTTTGGTTCCACTGACATGCCGGGACGCAACTGAGTCAGATCCTGTCCGCGATCAAAGGCGATCCGGACCGGGAGACGCTGCACAATTTTGACGTAGTTGCCGGTCGCGTTTTCTGGCGGAAGCAAATCGTAAAGCGACCCCGTCGCGCCGGGCATGTTATCGATGTGTCCCTCGAAGTCACGTCCGAGCGCATCAAGATGAATCGTGACTGCCTGACCTGGACGCATCCGGGCGAGTTGCGTTTCCTTGAAATTCGCGGTTACCCAGAGCTGCTCCTGGGTCAGCGCCATCAGGCTCTGCCCGGGCTGTATACGTTGACCGAGTTGGGCACTGCGATTGCCGATGACTCCATCCGCCGGTGCGATGATGCGCGTGTAACTCAGGTTGAGCTCGGCCTGATCGAGCGCGGCTTGCGCCGCCTGGACCTGTGCCTCGCGAGAAGCGATGGTGCGCAGGGCGCTCGCCGCCCCAGCCTCGTCCGTGTTCACGGTTGCGGCTTGAGCCCGGGCCGTCGCATCGTACTGATCAAACTCAGACTGGGAAACGACCTTCAACTTGATGAGCTGGGTGTAGCGCTGAGCGTTGCGTTGCGCGAGGTAGTTCTGCGCCTCCGCCTGTCGGACGGTGGCGATAGCCGCGACATACTGCTGGCGAGCCGAATTAACATCGGCTTGCGCCTGGACGAGTTGCGCGCGGGCTTGCTCAACCGCGACCTGGTAGTCACGCGGATCCAGTTGAACTAGCAGCTGTCCCGCTTTGACGGATTGGTTGTTGTCGACATAGACCGCGCTGATGGTTCCGTTAATCCTCGAGCTGACGGGATCCAGGTACCCATCCACTTGCGCATCATCGGTGTCTTGGTACGACTGAACATACTTCCAAAGCTGAAATCCGCCGACGCTCAGAATCGCCGCGACAAGTGCTGCGAGAATAATGCGGGACGTACTCCACCGGCGCAGCCGCTCAGCAAGGGCTGAACGGTTGGGCTGATCGATGTCCACCTGTTCGCTCAGCAGCCCTTCGGGCGAATCCTCGTGGTCCGGGTGCTGAGTTGGTCGGAATGCCTGCAGCCGCTCAAGTTGGAGCCTGAGGGCTCGGATATCCTCGTGGAGAGCATCTTTCACCTCGAGAGCGGTGGATTCTCCCTCACTTGCTTCGTGCGAACTCTGGACCGGCTCTATCTCGCTGTTGCGTTCAAATTCGTTCATGTCCATGGCTGGGCTCCGGTCCCCCCGCTCGTGTCGCGGTGCTATCCGCCTCCAAACTGCGGAGCAGCAAGGCGAGCAGTTTGCTGAATTGCTTGATCTGCTCGGGCTTAAGAGCTTTTGCGAAGACATCCTCGTCGTCGTGCGCCAGCTTGGTGAACAGCCGGTGGCTCAGGTCAACGCCCTTTTCAGTGAGCTGAATCACGACGCTGCGACGATCGTCCTGCGAGGCCACTCGCTGCACCAATCCCCGGGCTTCGAGACGGTCGAGAATTCCGGTGATGCCGCCCTTGGTGATCAGGGTTGCCTCGGCAATCTCTGAGCACGTGAGGGCCATGCCTTTAGCTCGTGCAATTGCGGCGAGCACATCGACTTCTGAGACGTTCATGCCGAGCGCATGGTAAGGGCGGTCAGGGTTATTGGTGAAGAGAAATGCCGATCGGATCAGCGCTCTCGTGGCTACCACCGAAGCTTGATTGTCGATACGCGCAAAAAGCGCAACCAGTTGTTCACGGTCGATGGCTTTAGAACCTTGGGGCATGGCGTTCTCCCTCGTAAGCGATAGTCATGCCATAAATAATTTAGTTGTTAACTAAATTCAAGTGACCAAACCGCCTGCGTTTCGCGAAATTCCTCGCATTCTGCGAGGAGAATCCCGGATGCAGGATTAAGCCGGGACAATCGTACCTAGGTTGGCCCCCGCACTAAGCGAGCACCCGCCCCGCCACGACAGGTGGCCGAGGCGTAACCCGGGGACCAATTTTGTCTCGACCTGGATTCCCCTTAGCTCATGGGTAGAAACGCGGCGGTGCGCGAATGGTGAGACGACCAACCCGATCCGTGAAGCGAACCGCGACAGACGCGAGGGTCAGAATCCTAGCTCCGTAAAACGCGCCCAGATATGCCAAAACGCGCCCGGGGCAGCTACGGCAAATCCCGGGCCCGTGTTTTCACGTGTGTGTGAGGTCGAAGTTCACGCCCTCCATTGCGAACCGAGGAGGAGCATCACCCATGATGTGGCTGGTTCGTATCGCTCTAAAAAGGCCGATTTCGGTCGTGGTCATGGCGTTGTTGATGCTGGTGCTGGGGAGCCTGTCATTCGCACTGATGAACGTCGACATTTTCCCTGCCATCAACATCCCGGTCGTGATGGTCATCTGGACCTACCCCGGTTTGTCGCCGATAGATGTGGAACGGCGCATGGTCATCATCAGCGAACGCGCCTATTCGACTACCGTCAACGGTATCGAACATATCGAGTCCGAGTCGATGCTGAGTGTCGGTCTGCTCAAGGTATACTTTCAGCCCGACGCCGATATCGCCGGCGCCATCGCGCAAATCAACGCCGTCTCCGAGACCATCCTTTCCCAGCTTCCGCGCGGCACCGAGCCGCCGCAAATCATTTCTTACAACGCCTCGAACGTTCCGGTCGCGCAGCTCAATGTCACCAGCGACACAAAGTCCGGCCAGCAGTTGTTCGACTACGCATTCAATTTCCTGCGTCTACAGCTTTTTACGATTCCAGGATTTTCGTCGCCGGCCCCCCTCGGCGGCGTGCAGCGCGCGGTGATGGTGAATATCGATCCGACGCAGCTCTACGCCAACAACGTGTCCCCAAACGATATCGGCAATTCGCTAGCCACTTCCAACGTGATCATCCCTGCAGGCACCGCTCGGATCGGCCACTACGAATACCACGTCGACATCAACATGAGCCCGAGCTCGATGAGCGGGTTCAACCGGTTGCCGATCAAAATCGTCAACGGAGCGCCGGTCCTGCTCGGAGACGTCGCTCATGTAACCGATACTCATCAACCGCAAACCAACATCGTGCGTGTGGATGGCAATCCGGCCACCTACCTCATGGTCATCAAGCATGCCGCGGCCTCGACCCTCGCGGTCGTCGATGCGGTTAAGGCGAGGCTCCCATTTATCCGCGCAACCGCGCCCAAGGGGATCAAGGTCGCCTTGACCTTCGATCAATCGAAGTTCGTTCGTGCCGCGCTGTTTGAGGTAATCCGCGAGGCGACAATGGCCGCCTTCCTGGTCGCGCTGATGGTTCTGGTCTTTACCGGGTCGGGCCGCAGCATGGCGATTGTGATCACCTCGATTCCGCTCTCCATCCTCACCGCGATCGTCGTGCTCAAACTGT
This region includes:
- a CDS encoding HlyD family secretion protein; this translates as MNEFERNSEIEPVQSSHEASEGESTALEVKDALHEDIRALRLQLERLQAFRPTQHPDHEDSPEGLLSEQVDIDQPNRSALAERLRRWSTSRIILAALVAAILSVGGFQLWKYVQSYQDTDDAQVDGYLDPVSSRINGTISAVYVDNNQSVKAGQLLVQLDPRDYQVAVEQARAQLVQAQADVNSARQQYVAAIATVRQAEAQNYLAQRNAQRYTQLIKLKVVSQSEFDQYDATARAQAATVNTDEAGAASALRTIASREAQVQAAQAALDQAELNLSYTRIIAPADGVIGNRSAQLGQRIQPGQSLMALTQEQLWVTANFKETQLARMRPGQAVTIHLDALGRDFEGHIDNMPGATGSLYDLLPPENATGNYVKIVQRLPVRIAFDRGQDLTQLRPGMSVEPKVWLR
- a CDS encoding MarR family transcriptional regulator; translated protein: MPQGSKAIDREQLVALFARIDNQASVVATRALIRSAFLFTNNPDRPYHALGMNVSEVDVLAAIARAKGMALTCSEIAEATLITKGGITGILDRLEARGLVQRVASQDDRRSVVIQLTEKGVDLSHRLFTKLAHDDEDVFAKALKPEQIKQFSKLLALLLRSLEADSTATRAGGPEPSHGHERI